In one window of Micromonospora cathayae DNA:
- a CDS encoding NAD-dependent epimerase/dehydratase family protein: MRILITGGAGFIGSNLARAALVEPAVKEVTVLDDLSVGLRGNLDGLDVDLVEGSILDPAALDAAMAGREAVVHLAALPSVPRSLRDPVASHHANATGTLMVLEAARRHDVAHVLVASSSSVYGLNPELPKAELTWTRPLSPYAASKLATEAYALAHQASFGLPTLAFRFFNVFGPGQRHDHAYAAVIPRFVHAALRGEPVVVHGDGTQSRDFTYVGTVCRVILDALRRRVSHPHPVNLAFGSRASLRQVLDELGDLLGRPVERGYAPPRTGDVPHSLSDATTLRELFPDVVPVTRRDGLRATVEWMAGRLGVDRVTPR; this comes from the coding sequence TCGGCTCGAACCTGGCCCGTGCCGCGTTGGTCGAACCCGCCGTGAAAGAGGTGACCGTCCTCGACGACCTGTCGGTGGGGCTGCGGGGCAACCTCGACGGGTTGGACGTCGACCTCGTCGAGGGGTCCATCCTGGACCCGGCCGCCCTGGACGCGGCGATGGCCGGCCGGGAGGCGGTCGTGCACCTGGCGGCGCTGCCCAGCGTGCCCCGCTCGCTGCGGGACCCGGTCGCGTCCCACCACGCCAACGCGACCGGCACGCTGATGGTCCTCGAAGCGGCCCGCCGGCACGACGTGGCCCACGTGCTGGTCGCCTCCTCCTCGTCGGTGTACGGCCTGAACCCGGAACTACCCAAGGCGGAGCTGACCTGGACCCGCCCGCTGAGCCCCTACGCGGCCAGCAAGCTCGCGACCGAGGCCTACGCCCTGGCCCACCAGGCGTCGTTCGGCCTGCCGACCCTGGCCTTCCGGTTCTTCAACGTGTTCGGCCCGGGTCAGCGGCACGACCACGCCTACGCCGCCGTCATTCCCCGGTTCGTCCACGCGGCCCTGCGGGGGGAGCCGGTCGTGGTGCACGGCGACGGCACCCAGTCCCGCGACTTCACCTACGTGGGCACGGTGTGCCGGGTCATCCTCGACGCGCTCCGCCGTCGGGTGTCCCACCCGCATCCGGTCAACCTGGCCTTCGGCTCCCGGGCCAGCCTGCGCCAGGTCCTCGACGAACTCGGTGACCTGCTCGGCCGGCCCGTCGAGCGCGGGTACGCGCCGCCGCGCACCGGTGACGTCCCGCACTCCCTGTCCGACGCCACCACCCTGCGGGAACTCTTCCCGGACGTCGTACCGGTCACCCGCCGCGACGGCCTCCGGGCGACCGTCGAGTGGATGGCCGGCCGGCTGGGTGTCGACCGTGTCACGCCCCGGTGA
- a CDS encoding glycosyltransferase: protein MRNESILIDTAGGWGGGAGRLKIELDAFLAEHRPPVRVIGRHRRLTPSWLVRREAAANLPVAVSLSNVSFLRPGTERRVLVHNALHFLHDRERWVLSRLPPSFRAQIPVVRGSLYQADVVVVPCSEMAQRVVDRLPAVRDRLLVLPNPVSQVGPRIPTTDVSILVPIVWSPFKNVASELRVLLAALDRRRHRALVRVTAHPRDLPGDLVYHPRLDLIGPLPHHRLVAYWRRSTAVFFPCVLESFGYPLAEARVYGVPVLAPDTPQAREIAGPALVPYRLSDVDSLAAALDGLDRPVAPEPHAFERGGYFTRLLGLTRDDRRTGRAARVAAGTLPPR, encoded by the coding sequence ATGAGAAATGAATCGATACTGATCGACACTGCCGGCGGCTGGGGCGGCGGCGCAGGCCGCCTCAAGATCGAACTCGACGCCTTCCTCGCCGAGCACCGGCCGCCGGTCCGGGTGATCGGGCGGCACCGCCGGCTCACCCCGTCGTGGCTGGTCCGGAGGGAGGCCGCCGCCAACCTGCCGGTCGCGGTCTCGTTGAGCAACGTCTCGTTCCTGCGTCCCGGTACCGAACGGCGGGTGCTGGTGCACAACGCCCTGCACTTCCTGCACGACCGGGAGCGGTGGGTGCTCAGCCGGCTGCCCCCGTCGTTCCGGGCCCAGATCCCCGTCGTCCGTGGGTCGCTGTACCAGGCCGACGTGGTCGTCGTCCCCTGTTCGGAGATGGCCCAACGGGTCGTCGACCGGCTGCCGGCGGTCCGCGACCGGCTGCTGGTGCTACCCAACCCGGTCAGCCAGGTCGGTCCGCGCATCCCCACCACCGACGTGTCGATCCTGGTACCGATCGTGTGGTCGCCGTTCAAGAACGTGGCGAGCGAACTCCGGGTACTGCTGGCCGCCCTCGACCGACGCCGGCACCGGGCCCTGGTCCGGGTCACCGCGCACCCGCGTGACCTCCCCGGCGACCTGGTGTACCACCCCCGACTGGACCTGATCGGGCCGCTACCCCACCACCGGCTCGTCGCGTACTGGCGTCGGTCGACCGCCGTCTTCTTCCCGTGCGTGCTGGAGTCCTTCGGCTATCCACTCGCCGAGGCGCGGGTGTACGGGGTGCCCGTCCTCGCGCCGGACACCCCGCAGGCGCGCGAGATCGCCGGCCCGGCGCTGGTGCCGTACCGGCTGTCCGATGTCGACAGCCTGGCCGCGGCCCTCGACGGCCTCGACCGGCCGGTGGCCCCGGAGCCGCACGCGTTCGAGCGCGGCGGGTACTTCACCCGGCTGCTGGGCCTGACCCGCGACGACCGGCGGACGGGCCGGGCGGCCCGGGTCGCGGCCGGGACGTTGCCACCCCGATGA
- a CDS encoding lipopolysaccharide biosynthesis protein, protein MGIATAMVAKGLGLAAPLVITPVCFRYLGDQRYGLWMAVTALTGMAWFADLGLGNGLLTRLGHLGDDPRQQAREISTAYATLGTVAAALLAGLVLLDPLVPWPRLFGVTDPTVAAEASTLVLLCFGAFAVNIPLSLIQRIQYARTQITQSNGWQSTGALASMLAVLGAITAGWSPLAVIACAVLTVPLTNLVNTLVYFWRQAPATRPGPTLVHRGTAMGLLRLGLRFFTLTTMSSIALNLDSPLVAHVLGLTVAAHYAVVGKLFGVLSVFVGLVGMTIWPVSGSALARGEVAWVRRNTRRMVLLYGVIVGTTGLALVGYGHRLLELWVGGVDVSVVPVGVLAALALWSFLVAVSSPLIVVQNSVGLLRPQFFGWAGFLLLATALKVWGLRHLGLVGLPLAACVSYLLTMWPAVLVGYRRALRRPAGP, encoded by the coding sequence GTGGGCATCGCCACCGCCATGGTGGCGAAGGGGCTCGGCCTGGCCGCTCCGCTGGTCATCACCCCGGTCTGCTTCCGGTACCTCGGCGACCAGCGCTACGGCCTGTGGATGGCGGTCACCGCGCTGACCGGCATGGCCTGGTTCGCCGACCTGGGACTGGGCAACGGCCTGCTCACCCGGTTGGGGCACCTCGGCGACGACCCCCGACAGCAGGCCCGGGAGATCTCCACCGCGTACGCCACGCTCGGGACGGTGGCGGCGGCGCTGCTGGCGGGGCTGGTCCTGCTCGACCCGCTGGTGCCCTGGCCCCGGTTGTTCGGGGTCACCGACCCGACCGTCGCCGCGGAGGCGTCGACGCTGGTCCTGCTCTGCTTCGGGGCGTTCGCGGTGAACATCCCGCTCTCGCTGATCCAGCGGATCCAGTACGCCCGCACCCAGATCACCCAGAGCAACGGCTGGCAGTCGACCGGGGCGCTGGCGTCCATGCTGGCGGTGCTCGGCGCCATCACCGCCGGGTGGAGCCCGCTGGCCGTCATCGCCTGCGCGGTGCTGACCGTCCCGCTGACCAACCTGGTCAACACCCTGGTCTACTTCTGGCGTCAGGCACCGGCCACCCGGCCCGGCCCGACGCTGGTGCACCGCGGCACCGCGATGGGTCTGCTCCGGTTGGGCCTGCGGTTCTTCACCCTCACCACGATGTCGTCGATCGCGCTCAACCTGGACAGTCCGCTGGTCGCGCACGTCCTCGGCCTCACGGTGGCCGCGCACTACGCCGTGGTCGGCAAGCTCTTCGGCGTCCTGTCGGTGTTCGTCGGGCTGGTCGGCATGACCATCTGGCCGGTCAGCGGGTCCGCCCTGGCCCGGGGCGAGGTGGCCTGGGTGCGCCGCAACACCCGGCGCATGGTGCTGCTGTACGGGGTGATCGTGGGGACGACCGGGCTCGCGCTGGTCGGCTACGGCCACCGGTTGCTGGAGCTGTGGGTCGGCGGGGTGGACGTGTCGGTGGTGCCGGTCGGGGTCCTCGCCGCGCTCGCGCTCTGGTCGTTCCTGGTGGCGGTCTCCTCCCCGCTGATCGTGGTGCAGAACAGCGTCGGCCTGCTCCGGCCGCAGTTCTTCGGCTGGGCGGGGTTCCTGCTGCTGGCGACCGCACTCAAGGTCTGGGGGCTGCGCCACCTCGGGCTGGTCGGCCTGCCGTTGGCCGCCTGCGTCAGCTACCTGCTCACCATGTGGCCGGCCGTGCTCGTGGGATACCGGCGCGCGTTGCGCCGACCAGCTGGACCCTGA
- a CDS encoding O-antigen ligase family protein, whose amino-acid sequence MTSHPGRLALLIGAVVLVTVTAGAAVHDPLITAGLVLLLALVYFAARMDGWQRLLALTVVLLVCAASHLAPLADTAFYPRYVAVGCLVAWTACLPGRPGTRLDRWTGAFVVALWATAVVATVSGVWSITPAHTFQQGVALVLLAGLVHALVRRRWTDQAIVIGDLYVVYLVLSLSVVVSIGYGLVDGTVAAAVSSGERFRGVYNNPNLLSAICALTIPLGWAVHRQSRRRVQLLGALAAAFALVLSESRTGLIAVLVGGLWIALRHGMGPLRRLVAVGATVFLLAQAFNLLPAIVGSSWVQQFVGRFTAPETGELSNGRTQLWQAAVELWWQSRPALGFGYGSGLYLFDQARDNDFFAVGVSLVHNSYLQMLLELGLAGAVPLLVLVLAALRVVLRAPMSRVNPGLVWLVLTGLLIQITESAIFGTGQPYPYVFWPTVAAVLLGLPDPHRADRVPAGVPQAARAGGGAVPSHPEQRQPAREAGTAAPR is encoded by the coding sequence GTGACAAGTCATCCGGGCCGTCTGGCCCTTCTCATCGGCGCGGTCGTCCTGGTGACGGTCACCGCCGGCGCCGCCGTGCACGATCCGTTGATCACGGCCGGTCTGGTTCTGCTGCTCGCCCTGGTCTACTTCGCGGCCCGGATGGACGGCTGGCAGCGGCTGCTGGCGCTGACCGTGGTCCTGCTGGTCTGCGCCGCGTCCCACCTGGCACCGCTGGCCGACACCGCCTTCTACCCCCGGTACGTCGCGGTCGGCTGCCTGGTCGCCTGGACGGCCTGTCTGCCGGGCCGGCCGGGGACCCGGCTCGACCGGTGGACCGGCGCGTTCGTCGTCGCCCTCTGGGCCACCGCCGTCGTGGCCACGGTGAGCGGAGTCTGGTCGATCACCCCGGCGCACACCTTCCAGCAGGGCGTCGCGCTGGTGCTGCTGGCCGGGCTGGTGCACGCGCTGGTCCGGCGCCGCTGGACCGACCAGGCGATCGTGATCGGTGACCTGTACGTGGTCTACCTGGTCCTCAGCCTCTCCGTCGTGGTCAGCATCGGCTACGGGCTCGTCGACGGTACGGTCGCCGCCGCGGTCTCCTCCGGTGAGCGGTTCCGGGGCGTGTACAACAACCCCAACCTGCTGAGCGCCATCTGCGCGCTGACGATCCCGCTGGGCTGGGCGGTCCACCGGCAGTCCCGGCGGCGTGTCCAGCTGCTCGGCGCGCTGGCGGCGGCCTTCGCCCTCGTCCTCTCCGAGTCCCGTACCGGGCTCATCGCGGTGCTCGTCGGAGGGCTCTGGATCGCCCTGCGGCACGGTATGGGCCCGCTGCGGCGCCTGGTGGCGGTGGGGGCCACGGTGTTCCTGCTGGCCCAGGCGTTCAACCTGCTCCCGGCCATCGTCGGGTCGTCCTGGGTCCAGCAGTTCGTGGGTCGGTTCACCGCGCCGGAGACCGGCGAGCTGTCCAACGGCCGGACCCAGTTGTGGCAGGCCGCCGTCGAGCTGTGGTGGCAGAGCCGGCCGGCGCTGGGTTTCGGGTACGGTTCCGGGCTGTACCTGTTCGACCAGGCCCGCGACAACGACTTCTTCGCCGTCGGGGTCAGCCTGGTGCACAACAGCTACCTGCAGATGCTGCTGGAGCTGGGCCTGGCCGGTGCCGTACCGCTGCTGGTGCTGGTGCTGGCTGCGCTGCGGGTGGTGCTGCGGGCACCGATGTCCCGGGTCAACCCGGGTCTGGTCTGGCTCGTCCTCACCGGCCTGCTGATCCAGATCACCGAGTCGGCCATCTTCGGCACCGGCCAGCCCTACCCGTACGTGTTCTGGCCCACCGTGGCCGCGGTGCTGCTCGGTCTGCCGGATCCCCACCGCGCCGACCGGGTTCCCGCCGGGGTTCCGCAGGCGGCGCGCGCCGGTGGCGGAGCCGTGCCGTCCCACCCGGAGCAGCGGCAACCGGCCCGGGAGGCGGGCACCGCCGCCCCGAGGTGA
- a CDS encoding polysaccharide biosynthesis protein, with amino-acid sequence MVSSLSGRRFLITGGTGSFGQTMVTRLLDAGAAEIRVLSRDESKQDLMRHRLGDDRVRYYVGDVRDYDSVGKAVRGMEFVFHAAALKQVPSCEFFPLEAVRTNVLGSANVVDACERHGVEALVLLSTDKAVYPVNAMGMTKALMEKVAQAHFRNNPTARTRVCCVRYGNVMYSRGSVIPLFVEQIRRGVPLTVTEPGMTRFMMSLTESVELVEHAFRHSQPGDVFIRKADACTIGDLATALCNLFGVPAKFNVLGIRHGEKLYETLASREDLSRAEDFGDFLRVPVDSRDLNYSLYFDEGNVERGNLADFNSHNARRLSVPEIEQLLLSLPEVRAQLDTFAATGVPA; translated from the coding sequence GTGGTTTCCTCGCTATCGGGCAGACGCTTCCTGATCACCGGCGGCACCGGATCCTTCGGACAGACGATGGTTACCCGGCTGCTGGACGCGGGTGCCGCGGAGATCCGGGTACTCAGCCGCGACGAGTCCAAACAGGACCTGATGCGGCACCGCCTCGGCGACGACCGGGTCCGCTACTACGTCGGCGACGTCCGGGACTACGACAGCGTGGGCAAGGCCGTCCGGGGCATGGAGTTCGTCTTCCACGCCGCCGCGCTCAAGCAGGTGCCCTCCTGCGAGTTCTTCCCCCTCGAGGCCGTCCGGACCAACGTGCTGGGCAGCGCGAACGTCGTGGACGCCTGCGAGCGCCACGGGGTCGAGGCGCTGGTGCTGCTGAGCACCGACAAGGCGGTCTACCCGGTCAACGCGATGGGCATGACCAAGGCCCTGATGGAGAAGGTGGCGCAGGCGCACTTCCGCAACAACCCCACCGCCCGGACCCGGGTCTGCTGCGTGCGCTACGGCAACGTCATGTACTCGCGGGGTTCGGTGATCCCGCTGTTCGTCGAGCAGATCCGCCGGGGGGTGCCACTGACCGTCACGGAGCCGGGCATGACCCGCTTCATGATGTCACTGACGGAGTCGGTGGAACTGGTCGAGCACGCCTTCCGGCACAGCCAGCCGGGCGACGTCTTCATCCGCAAGGCCGACGCCTGCACCATCGGCGACCTGGCCACGGCACTGTGCAACCTGTTCGGGGTACCCGCCAAGTTCAACGTGCTCGGCATCCGGCACGGGGAGAAGCTGTACGAGACCCTCGCCAGTCGTGAGGACCTGTCCCGGGCCGAGGACTTCGGCGACTTCCTCCGGGTGCCGGTGGACAGCCGCGACCTGAACTACTCCCTCTACTTCGACGAGGGCAACGTCGAGCGGGGCAACCTCGCCGACTTCAACTCGCACAACGCCCGACGTCTCTCCGTACCGGAGATCGAGCAGTTGCTGCTGTCCCTGCCGGAGGTACGGGCGCAGCTCGACACCTTCGCCGCGACCGGCGTACCGGCGTGA
- a CDS encoding dTDP-4-dehydrorhamnose reductase family protein, translating into MSTATGGRPDPTAGGDHPPGPEATKPSSVLVVGATGMLGHALLRELSEDQRLDVHATARSLAGRDGLYPAALRARITPAVDATRFGPVRQLLDDLRPDVVVNCVGVIKQRPDVRDAVPTVTLNALFPHLLAETCARLGSRLVHVSTDCVFSGRRGGYLEDDLPDPCDLYGRSKLLGEVPAPALTLRTSIIGHELTTNRSLLDWFLSQRGQVRGWTRAVYSGVTTLEFARLLRTVVLPRPDLTGLYHVASTPITKYDLLRLVADVYGWRGELVPDDGFTCDRSMRADALAEITGYRPPAWPDMIRAMHAARARWTIPEPRADRQGLRV; encoded by the coding sequence GTGAGCACCGCGACCGGCGGCCGACCGGACCCGACGGCCGGCGGGGACCACCCGCCGGGACCGGAGGCCACCAAGCCGTCGAGCGTCCTCGTCGTCGGCGCCACCGGCATGCTGGGGCACGCCCTCCTCCGCGAGCTGAGCGAGGACCAACGGCTCGACGTGCACGCCACCGCGCGCAGCCTCGCGGGTCGGGACGGGCTCTATCCGGCCGCCCTGCGCGCCCGGATCACCCCGGCGGTGGACGCCACCCGGTTCGGGCCGGTACGGCAGCTCCTCGACGACCTCCGGCCGGACGTCGTGGTCAACTGCGTCGGCGTCATCAAGCAGCGGCCGGACGTGCGGGACGCCGTACCGACGGTCACCCTCAACGCGCTCTTCCCCCACCTGCTGGCCGAGACCTGCGCCCGGCTGGGCAGCCGGCTGGTCCACGTGAGCACCGACTGCGTGTTCTCCGGCCGGCGCGGCGGCTACCTCGAGGACGACCTCCCCGACCCCTGCGACCTGTACGGACGCTCCAAACTGCTCGGGGAGGTACCGGCCCCGGCGCTGACCCTGCGTACGTCGATCATCGGGCACGAGCTGACCACGAACCGGTCCCTGCTGGACTGGTTCCTCAGCCAGCGGGGCCAGGTGCGCGGCTGGACCAGGGCCGTCTACAGCGGCGTGACGACCCTCGAGTTCGCCCGGCTGCTCCGTACGGTGGTGCTGCCCCGGCCGGACCTGACCGGGCTGTACCACGTGGCCTCGACCCCGATCACCAAGTACGACCTCCTGCGACTGGTCGCCGACGTGTACGGGTGGCGGGGCGAGCTGGTGCCGGACGACGGTTTCACCTGCGACCGGTCCATGCGCGCGGACGCGCTGGCCGAGATCACCGGCTACCGTCCGCCGGCCTGGCCGGACATGATCCGGGCGATGCACGCGGCCCGTGCCCGGTGGACCATCCCGGAGCCCCGCGCGGACCGGCAGGGCCTGCGGGTCTGA
- a CDS encoding glycosyltransferase family 4 protein has product MPGYVIDAEAGRGGPLTGPRTGHRCRVLRVVGELNFGGTEARTAELLPRLVAAGTEVHLVTLADRVGPGPLAGAIVRHGGSVSPLPLDVRFPARFRRLLRLLRPDVVHVDCANFSGVILCLAGLAGVPVRVAHFRGDDNQHRNRRQRVCRWIWGRLLRMSATDILGVSPSALTCGYDPAWRDDPRCRVVLNGLDLDRLRTPTGDDLRAVTGAAPGDLLCLTVGRASPEKRRWLLPPILAALRDRGVSAHAVLVGPRDDADDARVRGAAAAAGLADRVHLLGPRDDVGALLRQADVVVHPSCLEGLPGGVLEPVALGVGTVAADLPGVRFISEHLPGVTVVATDAPPAAWAAAVLTAAGHTATTDPAAAADRFARSVFSIEEATATHVAIYRRPEGPPRNRVVGDRSRPRAGSERWDR; this is encoded by the coding sequence ATGCCGGGCTACGTGATCGACGCCGAGGCGGGCCGGGGCGGCCCCCTGACCGGGCCACGCACCGGCCACCGGTGCCGGGTCCTGCGGGTGGTCGGCGAGCTGAACTTCGGCGGTACCGAGGCGCGTACGGCGGAACTGCTGCCCCGGCTCGTCGCCGCCGGTACCGAGGTGCACCTGGTGACCCTCGCGGACCGGGTCGGGCCCGGACCACTGGCCGGGGCGATCGTCCGGCACGGTGGCTCGGTCAGCCCACTGCCCCTGGACGTCCGGTTCCCCGCCCGGTTCCGCCGCCTGCTCCGCCTGCTCCGGCCGGACGTCGTGCACGTCGACTGCGCGAACTTCTCCGGCGTGATCCTCTGCCTCGCCGGGCTCGCCGGCGTGCCCGTCCGGGTCGCCCACTTCCGGGGAGACGACAACCAGCACCGCAACCGGCGCCAACGCGTCTGCCGCTGGATCTGGGGACGCCTGCTCCGGATGTCCGCCACGGACATCCTCGGGGTCTCACCCAGCGCGCTCACCTGCGGATACGACCCGGCCTGGCGTGACGACCCCCGCTGCCGGGTGGTCCTCAACGGGCTCGACCTCGACCGGCTCCGCACGCCCACCGGCGACGACCTGCGGGCGGTGACCGGCGCCGCACCCGGCGACCTGCTCTGTCTGACCGTGGGCCGGGCCAGCCCGGAGAAACGGCGTTGGCTGCTGCCACCGATCCTGGCGGCACTGCGCGACCGGGGCGTGTCCGCGCACGCGGTGCTGGTCGGGCCGAGGGACGACGCGGACGACGCCCGGGTGCGCGGCGCCGCTGCCGCCGCCGGGCTCGCCGACCGGGTCCACCTGCTCGGCCCGCGTGACGACGTCGGCGCGCTGCTCCGGCAGGCCGACGTGGTGGTCCACCCGTCCTGCCTGGAGGGACTGCCCGGTGGCGTGCTGGAACCGGTCGCGCTGGGGGTCGGCACGGTGGCCGCCGACCTGCCGGGGGTCCGGTTCATCAGCGAACACCTGCCGGGCGTCACCGTGGTCGCCACCGACGCCCCACCGGCGGCCTGGGCGGCGGCCGTGCTCACCGCCGCCGGGCACACCGCGACGACCGATCCCGCGGCGGCGGCGGACCGCTTCGCACGCAGCGTCTTCTCGATCGAGGAGGCGACCGCCACCCATGTGGCGATCTACCGGCGGCCGGAGGGGCCGCCCCGGAACCGGGTAGTCGGAGACAGGAGCCGGCCACGGGCCGGCTCGGAACGGTGGGACAGATGA
- a CDS encoding sugar transferase produces MTLRAAHADRLRAGASGVPTDRRATAPDAGTRRRYDPWKRVLDVAGALLVLVLGAPLLALVALVVLVAFGRPVLFRHTRPGLHGELFEVVKFRTMRHADPERGLVTDAERLTPVGRWLRASSLDELPQFWNVLRGEMSIVGPRPHLVRYLALYSPEQARRHEVRPGITGLSQVRGRNALDWAAKFAYDVEYVDRRSFLFDLRILLATVWVVLLRKGISAPGAATWHEFTGNPPAQPGVGGAATVNRR; encoded by the coding sequence ATGACTCTTCGTGCTGCTCATGCCGATCGGCTGCGGGCGGGCGCGTCCGGTGTGCCGACCGACCGGCGGGCCACCGCCCCGGACGCCGGCACCCGGCGGCGGTACGACCCCTGGAAGCGGGTCCTCGACGTGGCCGGCGCGCTGCTCGTCCTGGTCCTCGGGGCGCCGCTGCTGGCCCTGGTGGCCCTGGTGGTCCTGGTGGCGTTCGGGCGGCCGGTGCTGTTCCGGCACACCCGTCCGGGGCTGCACGGCGAACTGTTCGAGGTGGTCAAGTTCCGGACCATGCGGCACGCCGACCCGGAACGGGGGCTGGTGACCGACGCCGAACGGCTCACCCCGGTGGGGCGCTGGCTGCGGGCCAGCAGCCTCGACGAACTGCCCCAGTTCTGGAACGTGTTGCGCGGCGAGATGAGCATCGTCGGCCCCCGCCCCCACCTGGTGCGCTACCTCGCCCTCTACAGCCCCGAGCAGGCACGTCGGCACGAGGTCAGGCCGGGAATCACCGGCCTCTCCCAGGTCCGTGGGCGCAACGCGCTGGACTGGGCCGCCAAGTTCGCGTACGACGTCGAGTACGTCGACCGCCGGTCGTTCCTGTTCGACCTGAGGATCCTGCTCGCCACCGTGTGGGTGGTGCTGCTCCGCAAGGGCATCTCCGCCCCGGGCGCGGCCACCTGGCACGAGTTCACCGGCAACCCGCCCGCCCAGCCGGGGGTCGGCGGCGCGGCCACCGTGAACCGCCGATGA
- a CDS encoding glycosyltransferase has protein sequence MNDQTMVLDTEPWTHAAVWRRADRPRPLLVGAYQFPYGDATSNRLLQLARCAAPEGSRTLVVNDWPCDGSLPPRRDEVPGIDLITLRTRGGNRFTRMSARLARPVRVLRAARRRGVGRGDVSVVLLPMAMMTLGNWAVLRFALRCPVVVDASERHDRRQFRHGWLTPYFVRHRWSTFLATRLVDRATAVSTTLAGYLAGHGLDVLVVPPQVDCDEFAAPRPPSLGDGLRLLYAGTPGRKDMLDVILRGISELAPADQRRVTLTIAGITREEATTRSDLDVSVLATVSARVTFLGRVPRGVVLTLLSESHFSMLVRPTGGYAAHGFPSKVPESLAAGCPVLLNHTSDLAAHVQDGVEGLVLDGNGPQDVRRGIERALALRDEDWTAMSRAARSRARRSFDHRAWRDRVSAFVAAADVSPSAADRPGQPRSQG, from the coding sequence ATGAACGATCAGACCATGGTGCTCGACACGGAACCCTGGACCCACGCCGCGGTGTGGCGGCGGGCGGACCGGCCGCGCCCGCTCCTCGTCGGGGCCTACCAGTTCCCGTACGGTGACGCCACCTCCAACCGGCTGCTGCAACTGGCCCGGTGTGCCGCCCCCGAGGGTTCCCGCACCCTGGTCGTCAACGACTGGCCGTGCGACGGATCCCTCCCGCCCCGGCGCGACGAGGTGCCGGGAATCGACCTGATCACCCTGCGGACCAGGGGCGGCAACCGGTTCACCCGGATGTCGGCCCGGCTGGCCCGTCCGGTACGCGTGCTGCGGGCGGCCCGCCGCCGGGGCGTCGGACGGGGCGACGTGTCCGTGGTGCTGCTGCCGATGGCCATGATGACCCTCGGCAACTGGGCGGTGCTGCGGTTCGCGCTGCGGTGCCCGGTGGTGGTGGACGCCAGTGAGCGGCACGACCGCCGCCAGTTCCGGCACGGGTGGCTGACCCCGTACTTCGTGCGGCACCGCTGGTCGACGTTCCTGGCGACCCGGCTCGTCGACCGGGCCACGGCGGTGTCCACCACGTTGGCCGGCTACCTGGCGGGGCACGGCCTGGACGTGCTGGTGGTGCCACCCCAGGTGGACTGCGACGAGTTCGCCGCGCCCCGTCCGCCCTCGCTCGGTGACGGGCTGCGGCTGCTGTACGCCGGCACCCCCGGTCGCAAGGACATGCTCGACGTGATCCTGCGCGGGATCAGCGAGCTCGCGCCGGCGGACCAGCGGCGGGTCACTCTCACCATCGCCGGGATCACCCGCGAGGAGGCCACCACCCGGTCCGACCTGGACGTGTCGGTGCTGGCCACGGTGTCGGCCCGGGTGACCTTCCTCGGGCGGGTGCCGCGCGGGGTCGTGCTGACCCTGCTGTCGGAGTCGCACTTCTCGATGCTGGTCCGGCCCACCGGTGGGTACGCCGCCCACGGCTTCCCGTCCAAGGTGCCGGAGAGCCTGGCCGCCGGCTGCCCGGTGCTGCTCAACCACACCAGCGACCTGGCCGCCCACGTCCAGGACGGGGTGGAGGGTCTCGTGCTCGACGGCAACGGCCCGCAGGACGTCCGGCGGGGGATCGAACGGGCCCTGGCGCTGCGGGACGAGGACTGGACGGCGATGAGCCGGGCCGCGCGGTCGCGGGCCCGCCGGTCCTTCGACCACCGGGCCTGGCGGGACCGGGTGAGCGCCTTCGTGGCCGCCGCCGACGTCAGCCCGTCAGCCGCGGACCGACCGGGCCAGCCGCGCAGTCAGGGCTGA